The DNA segment TTCAGGCACTTTGACCGTCAATCCAAACCCCACGGTTTCGGTGAATAGTCCCGAGGTGTGCACAAGCACGCTCCCGGCGCTACTCACAGCCACCCCATCCGGGGGAACGGGTTCCAAGACGTTCACATGGAGCACTGGCGCGACCACCTCGACGATCAGCATAAGCACGGCTGGCACCTACTCTGTAACAGTGACGGATGCCAAGGGCTGCACAGGATCAGGCTCCGGTACCCTCATCGTGAACCCGAACCCCACAGTTTCAGTGAATAGTCCGGTGGTTTGCGCGAGCACGCTGCCTGCGACGCTCACCGCCACACCGGCGGGCGGGACGGGTTCCAAGACGTTTGCCTGGAGCACGGGCGCGACGACTTCCACGATCAGTGTAAGCAGCGGAGGATCTTACTCGGTAACCGTCACCGACTCGAAGGGATGCACCGGTTCCGGGACGGGATCATTGACAGTCAATACTGCGCCCGTGATCTCCTGCCCGAGTAATATCAACACCAAGAACACTGCAGGCCAATGCGGAACGGTGGTGAACTTCACGGCTTCATCAACTGGCAGTCCGACCCCCACTCTCTCATACTCGCAATCATCCGGCACGTATTTCCCGGTGGGCACGACAACGGTAAAAGTCAAAGCGACGAACACCTGCGGCGTGGATAGCTGCGCCTTCACGGTTACGGTCGTCGATACCGAGAAGCCCAAGATCTTCTGCCCCGGAAACATTACGACTGTGACCGATCTCGGGAAGAAAACTGCCATGGTCACCTTCACAGTTCCGGTCTCGGACAACTGCGGCGCCACGCTCAACTGCTCACCGCCATCGGGTTCATTGTTCCAAGTTGGAACGACCCTTGTCACCTGCACAGCGACGGACCCGTCGGGCAATACCTCCACATGCTCGTTCAATGTGATTGTGTCCAAACGGAAAACGAAGCTCGCGTTCCAGGGTGCCGGATCGATTCAGTATTCAGACTCGGTAGTCCTCGGAGCTACCCTTACGGACAGCTTGACCGGCACTTTCCTTGCGAGCAAGAACGTGAGTTTCACTATCACGTCACAGTCCGCCTCCGGTCTGACGAATGCCAGCGGATTAGCGAATGCATCTATCGTGGTAAACCAGGCCCCGTCGGGTTCGCCATCTCCGGTGTATTCGGTGGTCTCGGCTTTCGCTGGTGACACCGCCTTCGCGCCGTGCTCACTCTCGGCGCCGTTTACGATCATGAAGGAGAATGCAAGCGCGGACTACTCCGGCCTGCCGTACTTCTCGACCGGATCGTTGACATCCACCTCTGCGACTATCACGCTATCGGCAACCGTCACAGATGCCGCAGACGGCCACATCGGAAACGCAACCCGCGCAACGGTCACATTCCGGCGTGACAGTCTGAACGGACCCGTGCTTGGGACGGCAAACCTTCCGGTGGGCCTGATCAACCCGGCAGACCCGACGGTCGGCTCTGCCACGACGACGTTCACCTACACAATGTCGAGCTCGGAGGTGAATTCGCAGGGCGCAAGCTTGACGATCTACACCGTAGTGAACGGATATTACACCGGGGTCGGCGGGCCTGACGTCGTAACCGTTTCGATACCCGGTTCGGACAAGGTATCGGGCGGGGGATACCTCATAATGCTCCGTACCGCCGGAAAGTATGGTGGGAAGCTGAACTCGAGGTCCGACTTCGGTTTTACGATGAAGTATAACAAGAGCGGCTCGAACCTTCAGGGCCAGACCAACATCATCATACGTGCATCCAACGATAGCATGTACCAGATCAAGAGTAACGCAATCAACTCGCTGACGGTCCTTGGAAATCAGGCAAGCTTCAGCACAAAAGCAAACCTGACCAACATCACGAACCCGCTGGCTCCTTTCAGCGTCGGCGGAAACATGTCTCTCACCGTGCAGATGACCGATTCAACGGCCGGCGGCCAGGGAGATTCGGTGAGTGTGACATTACAGGATCCGAACGGCGGCTTGCTCTATTCGAGCAACTGGAACGGCACCAAGTCCATTCTGCAAAATCTGAGAAAACCGAATGGCGGAGGCAACGTGAAGGTCATGAGCTCGCTGCTCAGTATTGCAGGGATGCGTCCCGGCGAATCCGGTGAAACGGCTGCCGGGCTCATTCCGAAGGAATACGCTCTCTATCAGAACTATCCGAATCCATTCAATCCAACGACGGAGATCAGGTTCGACGTACCTGAAAACAGCAGGGTCAGGATCGCCGTCTATGACATGCTGGGCCGTGAAATCAAGATCCTTGCCGACGCCGAGTGGGATGCCGGCCAGCACACTACAATGTGGGACGCACAGAACCAGGATGGCAGACCGGCAGCATCGGGCATTTACCTGGTCCGGCTCTCCGCGCGTTCAGCGACGAGCGGGAGAGAATTTGTCTCCTCGAAGAAGATGATACTGCTCAGGTGACGGGCCAATCATCCTGAAGTAGCGGAGGAGCCGAAGGATCTCGTCTTTCCGATCTGCGAGATCCTTCGCTCCACTCCGTTCCGCTCAGGATGACATCACTAGTGGAAGTGAGACACTGCCAGACATTTGGTGGTGTCTCAATTTGGCCGAACGTCTCTCCACCTCGTCATGCTGACATGCTCCTGGTCAGCATCTTTCAACTCTTTTATAAAGATCCCGACCTAAAGCATGTCGGGATGACGAGAGGAGGTGAAACTGCGGCACTGCCAGGCGTTTGACTTTCTTGCGGCTTTTCTCAATATTTGGTGCATGACTTTCCGTCATACGCCAAGCACACCGATTGTTTCCTTCGCCATAATCCTTTGCAGCTTATTTTCGCAGACCGCCCTCGGCGCCGCGAGAGCGAAGTACGCAGGCGAGTTCATTGCGATAGGGGTGGGAGGAAGAGCTCTCGGACTCGGAGGCGCCTACTCCGCATTGGCGCACGACGTCACTGCGGGGTATTGGAATCCCGCCGGACTATCTGCCATGATGTACCCCCAGATCACGCTCATGCACGACGAACGGTTCGGGGGGCTCATCAATTACGACTACGCCGCGTTCGCGCTCCCCGCAGGAACGAGCACGAGCCTGGCGATCAGCCTGATTCGCCTCGGGGTCGACGACATTCCCAACACGCAGAACGCCGGCATCGATGCCAACGGCAACCCCCTTCCCCCGGGACAGTCCCAGAATCTCGCCGGCATCGACCCTTCCAGGGTCACCTACTTTAACGCGGCCGATTGGGCCTTTTACTTCTCCTACGCCAAAAGCGTCAGCGAACAATTTTCCTACGGAGCGAACATCAAACTTATCCGGCGGGAGCTCGGTACCGCCTCGGCGACGGGGATCGGATTCGATCTGGGCGCGCAGTACCTCGTGACCGACAGGTTCCTGGTGGGAGCGAACGCGCAGGACGTCACGACGACCCTTGTCGCATGGAATACGGGGACGAACGAGCTCATCACCCCGACGCTTAAAACCGGCACGGCGTACCTGATCGACCTGTTTGGAGGAAGGTTGACCCCGGCGTTCGATATCGATTTCCGGTTCGAGGGGCGCAAGACCGCCTCGAACGCCCACCTGGGAAACGTCAGCATGGATTTCCACAGCGGGGTGGAATTTGATTTCAAGAACCTTGTCGCGGTCAGGGCGGGGTACAGCGATATCGGATCGCTCAATGTCGGCACGGGCATCCATCTGCCCAAGTTCGATATCGATTACTCGTTCGCAAAGTTCGACCAGACGGACCAGCTCGACAATACCCACCGCATCTCCCTCACCTTTACACTCGAAGCGGAACAATTCCGCCGAAGCACCGAAAGCCGTTGAAGCAGTACCTCTCCCTTCTGCTCAGCGCGCTCCTGTTTATTTCGTGCGCCGCCTCTCTTCCCTACAGCATGGACTATCCTCTCACGGATCAGACGTTCCGTTCCCGGGACGGCGTCTTCTCCTGCAAGGTCCCGCAGGGATGGTTCACCTCATCGGGCGATACGATCGTCCCGGCCGTGGTCGCGTGGCTGATGAAGGACGATCTCTCCGCGACGATGGGCGTGAAGGAGATCAACATGGACCGAGCCGCCGCCCGCCGGGTCGAGGAGGATGGGCTCGAATTTCTGGCGACGATGAGCGCGGCCCTGCGACAGGGCGATGCTTCAGCCCCTTCGGTCGTCGTCGCGCCCAAAGAGTTCGAGATGCGGGGGAGAAAATTCTGCAGTTACGAGACGGGCGGAAACGGGAAGCGGACCAGGGTCGTGGTTTTTTCCGCGAAAGGCCGGTATTACGAATGCCAGGCGGAGCAGGTGAACGGAGCCGGGTCGGCGAACGATCTTGTGAAGATGTTCACCGCGCAACAGACGTTTCTTGCTTCGATGACGTTTTGAACGGGGGGGGAGATCCTTCGGTCGCTGCGCTCCCTCAGGATGACAGCCTATTTCGTGTGGAGAACGAACGTGCCGTTCCAGTCCTCCGGAGGAGGGGAGGCGAGATACAGCTGCGATCTCTCGATATACATCTGCGATGGAAAATCGAGCGGCGAGATCTTGAGGGCCTCTTCAAAATGTTCGATCGCGGTGGCCCACTGCCGGCGGCGGTAGAGCATCAGTCCCTTCGCGTAGCGCTCCACCAGGCTCAGCCGGGCGGATGAGATCGACCCGTTCGCCATCCCGACAAGCTCATACACCCGTATCGGCTCGGTCCTTCCGGCGACCACGAGCATGTCGAGCTCGCGCACCACAAGCGAGTCGCCGGTCTGCCGGTACGTGCTCTCGCTCAGGATGACGTTCGTGGAATACTGTTTGTTCGCCCCCTCGAGCCGCGCGCCGATGTTCACGCTGTCGCCGATCACAGTATAATCGAAGTGCCCGATCCCTCCCATGTTTCCGACAATCACCTCGCCCGTATTGATGCCGATGCGCACGTTGAGATCGGGTTTTCCCTGCCGGACCCAGGCGGGCCGGATTTCAGCGAGCTTTTCCTGCATCTCCGTCGCGGCCCGGCACGCCCGGAGCGCATGGTCCGCCTGTGGAATGGGCGCACCCCAG comes from the Bacteroidota bacterium genome and includes:
- a CDS encoding HYR domain-containing protein; protein product: SGTLTVNPNPTVSVNSPEVCTSTLPALLTATPSGGTGSKTFTWSTGATTSTISISTAGTYSVTVTDAKGCTGSGSGTLIVNPNPTVSVNSPVVCASTLPATLTATPAGGTGSKTFAWSTGATTSTISVSSGGSYSVTVTDSKGCTGSGTGSLTVNTAPVISCPSNINTKNTAGQCGTVVNFTASSTGSPTPTLSYSQSSGTYFPVGTTTVKVKATNTCGVDSCAFTVTVVDTEKPKIFCPGNITTVTDLGKKTAMVTFTVPVSDNCGATLNCSPPSGSLFQVGTTLVTCTATDPSGNTSTCSFNVIVSKRKTKLAFQGAGSIQYSDSVVLGATLTDSLTGTFLASKNVSFTITSQSASGLTNASGLANASIVVNQAPSGSPSPVYSVVSAFAGDTAFAPCSLSAPFTIMKENASADYSGLPYFSTGSLTSTSATITLSATVTDAADGHIGNATRATVTFRRDSLNGPVLGTANLPVGLINPADPTVGSATTTFTYTMSSSEVNSQGASLTIYTVVNGYYTGVGGPDVVTVSIPGSDKVSGGGYLIMLRTAGKYGGKLNSRSDFGFTMKYNKSGSNLQGQTNIIIRASNDSMYQIKSNAINSLTVLGNQASFSTKANLTNITNPLAPFSVGGNMSLTVQMTDSTAGGQGDSVSVTLQDPNGGLLYSSNWNGTKSILQNLRKPNGGGNVKVMSSLLSIAGMRPGESGETAAGLIPKEYALYQNYPNPFNPTTEIRFDVPENSRVRIAVYDMLGREIKILADAEWDAGQHTTMWDAQNQDGRPAASGIYLVRLSARSATSGREFVSSKKMILLR
- a CDS encoding PorV/PorQ family protein; translation: MKLRHCQAFDFLAAFLNIWCMTFRHTPSTPIVSFAIILCSLFSQTALGAARAKYAGEFIAIGVGGRALGLGGAYSALAHDVTAGYWNPAGLSAMMYPQITLMHDERFGGLINYDYAAFALPAGTSTSLAISLIRLGVDDIPNTQNAGIDANGNPLPPGQSQNLAGIDPSRVTYFNAADWAFYFSYAKSVSEQFSYGANIKLIRRELGTASATGIGFDLGAQYLVTDRFLVGANAQDVTTTLVAWNTGTNELITPTLKTGTAYLIDLFGGRLTPAFDIDFRFEGRKTASNAHLGNVSMDFHSGVEFDFKNLVAVRAGYSDIGSLNVGTGIHLPKFDIDYSFAKFDQTDQLDNTHRISLTFTLEAEQFRRSTESR